The DNA window CCTTGCGAAGACGAAACCTATTGCGCGCGGCCCGAAGCAAACCTGATCGTCAAGAGCGCCCTATGGCTAGCAACCGCTTTGATCGCTGCCTCGGCCACGGTCGATTGGTGGGCACCGCTATTCTATTAGGAGTTCGAAAGATGAAGAAGACGATGATCGCCGCAGTTGCGGTATTGGGGCTGGCCGGAGCGGGTATCGGGGCAGCAACCCTGTTGCCGCAAAACTCCGACGAACGGGTCCAACAAAATCCGGCATTCCTGCAAACGGCGAGCTTTGCGGTCGAGAATATGACCTGCGCGACCTGCCCGATCACAGTGCGGCGCGCAATGGAGAGCGTGGCGGGTGTGGAAGACGTCACGATCGATTACGAGGCGAAAACCGCCATCGCCCGGTTCGACCCTGCACAAACGACCACCACTGCCATCGCAACGGCGTCGACCGACGCCGGTTATCCAGCGACCCTTGCCGCGAGCCCGCTATGATCGCACTGAAGTCCGAGATCACATGCCCTACTTGCGGGCATAAAAGGATCGAAACGATGCCGAGCGATGCCTGCTGGTTTTTCTACGATTGCAAAGGTTGCGGTGTGAAACTCCGCCCCAATGTGGGGGATTGCTGCGTCTTTTGCTCATTCGGCACCATCCCCTGCCCGCCAATCCAGGAAGCGCGCGCCGATGGCACGGGCGCCGCATGTTGCGGAGGACGATGAGATGAATACGCGAAACTTCGATCTCATAGTGCTGGGTGTCGGCATGGCAGCCGTAAATGCCGCCAACAAATGCGCCTCTGCAGGTTGGTCGGTCGCGGTGGTCGACGAACTGCCTTATGGCGGCACCTGCGCCCTACGCGGCTGCGATCCCAAGAAAATGCTTCGCCGCGGGGCGGAAATCATCGACGCGGCGCGGCTTATGCACGGCAAGGGCATCGAGCCGAACGACATCGCGATCAGCTGGCCCGATCTGGTTGCATTCACCCAGACCTTTAC is part of the Novosphingopyxis iocasae genome and encodes:
- a CDS encoding heavy-metal-associated domain-containing protein, translating into MKKTMIAAVAVLGLAGAGIGAATLLPQNSDERVQQNPAFLQTASFAVENMTCATCPITVRRAMESVAGVEDVTIDYEAKTAIARFDPAQTTTTAIATASTDAGYPATLAASPL
- a CDS encoding GDCCVxC domain-containing (seleno)protein, with amino-acid sequence MPSDACWFFYDCKGCGVKLRPNVGDCCVFCSFGTIPCPPIQEARADGTGAACCGGR